From Channa argus isolate prfri chromosome 18, Channa argus male v1.0, whole genome shotgun sequence, the proteins below share one genomic window:
- the ggt5b gene encoding glutathione hydrolase 5 proenzyme, whose amino-acid sequence MAKRKSWLACCFIFAGLLCAVALACLYIVWFVDRGCPSRSFKHAAVSADSQTCSEIGRNILKQGGSAVDGAIAALLCTSVVNPQSMGIGGGSIITIKNATGEVRVYNFRETVPKMFKLDLLKDCPTSFSLCKGSHWIGVPGELRGYGLIHHHYGKLPWAKLFEPTIKLARDGIPMPDFLIKLLNNPIVKKHVENSSLCEVFCNNKTTVLGKGDVLRFPKLAETMETIAKEGPDVFYTGKIGQALIQDVKAAGGTLEAEDLKSFRVNISEAWTVDLGNAKMYIPPPPAGGAILGFIVGLMKEYFLTPNSKHGDKKMQMYHHYIEAVKFANGQKRRINDPFYNRNEHADHLIQSSFIKRISKEISSNHTNENSYYKRPFTDSIGTTHVSVLDENGLAVSATSTINHLFGGGIYSPQTGIILNNELSDFCGRADTLRAGEQPPSSMTPAILETDSGGILMIGGSGGSMITSAVALSIINHLWLGMDLEKAIAAPIVFVDSQNKVNFELGFDKSVIDGLKALGHQVGQWPYFFNVVNAVEKENDCIVAVSDKRKQGMSAGY is encoded by the exons ATGGCCAAACGTAAGTCCTGGCTGGCGTGCTGCTTCATCTTTGCGGGTTTGCTTTGCGCCGTTGCGCTCGCCTGCCTGTACATTGTCTGGTTTGTGGACAGAGGATGTCCCAGTAGGAGCTTCAAGCATGCAGCGGTGTCTGCAGACTCGCAAACGTGTTCAGAAATTGGCAG gaACATTCTCAAGCAGGGGGGGTCGGCAGTAGATGGCGCCATTGCAGCTCTTCTGTGCACATCTGTGGTCAATCCTCAGAGTATGGGGATAGGAGGAGGGTCTATAATCACAATAAAAAATGCAACTG GGGAGGTTAGAGTCTACAACTTCAGAGAGACTGTTCCAAAAATGTTCAAGCTTGATCTGTTAAAGGACTGTCCCACCTCATTCAGCCTTTGTAAAG GGAGCCATTGGATTGGTGTTCCTGGGGAGCTGCGGGGCTATGGGCTAATTCACCATCACTATGGAAAGCTGCCCTGGGCCAAGCTGTTTGAGCCAACAATCAAACTGGCCAGGGATGGCATCCCCATGCCAGACTTTCTAATAAAACTGCTGAACAACCCAATTGTGAAAAAACATGTGGAAAACTCGTCTCTATG TGAAGTTTtctgcaacaataaaacaactgttCTGGGCAAAGGTGATGTCCTGAGGTTTCCTAAACTTGCTGAAACTATGGAAACCATTGCAAAGGAAGGGCCAGATGTTTTCTACACTGGCAAGATAGGACAGGCCTTAATCCAGGACGTAAAAGCTGCAG GTGGGACATTGGAAGCTGAGGATCTGAAGTCTTTCCGTGTGAATATCTCAGAAGCATGGACAGTTGATCTAGGAAATGCTAAAATGTACATACCTCCACCACCTGCCGGGGGCGCCATACTGGGTTTCATTGTTGGACTCATGAAAG AGTATTTCTTGACTCCAAACTCCAAGCACGGTGACAAGAAAATGCAGATGTACCATCATTATATAGAGGCAGTTAAATTTGCTAATGGACAAAAGAGGAGAATCAACGATCCATTCTATAATAGAAACGAG catGCAGATCATTTGATTCAGAGCTCCTTCATTAAACGCATCAGTAAGGAGATTTCTTCAAATCACACCAATGAGAACTCTTACTACAAGAGGCCTTTCACCGACAGCATTGGAACGACACATGTGTCTGTCCTGGATGAAAATGGATTAGCTGTCTCTGCCACCAGCACCATAAACCACCT TTTCGGAGGAGGCATTTACTCTCCACAAACAGGCATCATCCTAAACAATGAGCTGTCTGATTTTTGTGGTAGAGCAGACACATTGAGGGCAG GTGAACAACCTCCCTCCTCAATGACTCCAGCAATACTGGAGACAGATTCTGGAGGAATCCTCATGATTGGTGGATCTGGGGGAAGCATGATTACCTCAGCAGTGGCCTTG TCTATAATAAATCACCTGTGGCTGGGGATGGACCTAGAAAAAGCCATTGCTGCTcctattgtgtttgttgattcCCAGAACAAAGTGAATTTTGAGCTTGGTTTTGACAAG TCTGTGATAGATGGACTCAAAGCTCTTGGACACCAAGTTGGACAGTGGCCATATTTCTTCAATGTAGTCAATGCCGTGGAAAAGGAGAATGACTGCATTGTGGCTGTGTCAGACAAAAGGAAGCAGGGAATGTCAGCTGGATATTAA